The Vibrio astriarenae genome contains a region encoding:
- a CDS encoding cell division protein ZapC, which yields MLKPRDNWTWYFDDTENHLMLDLGDNMLFKTNLPRKLLVDYAVGTNVFCVDDATSFQTFKESLTHLDLSEPRQAELALYCVAAKRFHKPVQPKSWFFSEGQGSPCRLHEGNLVNLSNEFGKGLFIILEVGENVCLITPVELEGFTLREGKVLAFGEPIKVMHDRIGETYHAIMDVPVALVG from the coding sequence ATGCTTAAACCTAGAGACAACTGGACGTGGTATTTTGATGATACGGAAAATCACCTAATGCTTGACCTAGGTGACAACATGCTGTTCAAAACAAACCTTCCTCGCAAGCTTCTCGTCGATTATGCAGTTGGCACAAATGTTTTTTGTGTTGATGACGCAACGAGCTTTCAAACATTCAAAGAATCTCTGACCCATTTAGACCTTTCAGAACCAAGGCAAGCAGAATTGGCCCTGTACTGCGTCGCAGCAAAACGTTTTCATAAGCCAGTTCAGCCTAAGAGCTGGTTCTTTAGTGAAGGTCAGGGTAGCCCATGTCGTCTCCACGAGGGAAACCTCGTTAATCTTTCAAATGAGTTTGGCAAAGGACTGTTCATTATTCTCGAGGTTGGTGAGAACGTCTGCCTAATCACACCGGTCGAGCTAGAAGGCTTCACTCTTCGAGAGGGTAAGGTGTTAGCCTTCGGAGAACCTATTAAAGTGATGCATGACCGCATCGGAGAGACCTATCATGCAATTATGGATGTACCGGTTGCACTTGTAGGTTAG
- the rlmKL gene encoding bifunctional 23S rRNA (guanine(2069)-N(7))-methyltransferase RlmK/23S rRNA (guanine(2445)-N(2))-methyltransferase RlmL, translating into MHQYLAVTSNGLENLLADELAKLGIENPKPVQAGVKFKASLEQVYRCCLWSRLASRFVRVLSEFRCQDDMDLYLSVNAINWPNHFHGSKKIVVDFNGTNREIRNSQYGAMKVKDAIVDSFEKKNLPRPSISKDQPDLRIHVRLHRDNAILGIDMVGSGLHQRGYRTESGRAPLRETLASAIVQRSGWEHDKPLLDPMCGSGTLLIEAAMLAANMAPGVMRKYWSFEALEDFDAEMWAEIKSEASVQARRGIKKVSARFYGFDNDTRVLKTARDNARRAGVESLITFEKGDAALVKRPADFENGTIICNPPYGERLGTHPGLIALYTAFGAQMKAEFGGCNASIFSSSDDLLSCLRMRADKQYKLNNGALPCHQKNYSITERVGEASSDGAADNSKNASSIAPDFANRLKKNIGKIGKWAKKEQLDCYRIYDADLPEYNVAIDIYLDHLVIQEYAAPKNIPPEKAKRRLTDIIRAAIDVTGTDANKVILKTREKQKGRSQYEKLSQQSDTMNVNEYGVKLIVNLHDYLDTGLFLDHKITRRKIGELSQGKKFLNLFAYTGSATVHAAVGGAQSTTTVDMSKTYLEWAKENMALNGQVGRQHQYIQADCLQWLDNASEQYDLIFIDPPTFSNSKRMEQTFDVQRDHIQLMKNLKRLLAQQGTIVFSNNKRHFKMDMDAMAELGLKAQNISHQTLPLDFGRNKHIHNCWIVSHA; encoded by the coding sequence ATGCATCAATACCTCGCAGTCACATCGAACGGCCTTGAAAACTTATTGGCTGATGAACTCGCAAAACTGGGCATTGAAAACCCAAAACCAGTCCAAGCTGGTGTGAAATTTAAAGCATCACTAGAGCAGGTTTATCGCTGTTGTTTATGGAGTCGGTTAGCCTCTCGTTTTGTACGTGTTTTGTCTGAGTTCCGTTGTCAGGATGATATGGATCTATACCTGTCGGTTAATGCCATTAATTGGCCAAACCATTTCCACGGCTCTAAGAAAATCGTGGTGGACTTTAATGGTACCAACCGTGAGATCCGTAACAGCCAGTACGGTGCGATGAAGGTAAAAGATGCGATTGTGGATTCTTTTGAGAAGAAAAACCTTCCGAGACCGTCGATCAGTAAAGATCAACCTGATCTTCGTATTCATGTTCGCCTTCACCGTGACAATGCGATCTTAGGTATTGATATGGTGGGAAGCGGTTTGCACCAACGTGGCTACCGTACAGAATCAGGCCGTGCGCCACTTCGTGAGACATTAGCTTCAGCTATCGTTCAGCGCAGTGGCTGGGAGCATGACAAGCCACTGCTCGATCCAATGTGTGGTTCAGGTACCTTGTTGATTGAAGCGGCCATGCTGGCTGCCAACATGGCACCGGGTGTCATGCGCAAATACTGGAGCTTTGAAGCGCTGGAAGACTTCGATGCAGAAATGTGGGCAGAGATTAAGTCTGAAGCATCAGTGCAAGCTCGTCGCGGCATAAAAAAGGTGTCGGCTCGCTTCTACGGCTTCGATAACGATACTCGCGTACTTAAAACCGCTCGCGATAATGCTCGCCGTGCAGGAGTCGAGTCACTAATTACTTTTGAAAAGGGCGATGCAGCGCTTGTTAAGCGTCCTGCTGACTTTGAAAACGGTACAATTATTTGTAACCCTCCATACGGTGAACGTCTGGGCACACATCCTGGTTTGATTGCGCTGTATACGGCCTTCGGTGCGCAGATGAAAGCAGAGTTTGGTGGTTGTAATGCATCGATCTTCTCTAGCTCAGATGACTTATTGAGCTGTCTGCGTATGCGCGCAGACAAACAGTATAAATTGAATAACGGCGCGTTACCGTGTCACCAGAAAAACTACTCAATCACTGAACGAGTGGGTGAGGCAAGCTCTGATGGTGCTGCTGACAACAGTAAAAACGCTTCCTCTATTGCGCCAGACTTTGCCAACCGTCTAAAAAAGAACATTGGCAAGATTGGTAAGTGGGCGAAAAAAGAGCAACTTGACTGTTACCGCATCTACGATGCTGATTTGCCAGAATACAACGTGGCAATTGATATCTATCTCGACCACTTGGTCATTCAAGAGTACGCTGCGCCTAAGAACATTCCACCAGAGAAAGCAAAGCGCCGTCTAACTGATATTATCCGCGCAGCAATTGATGTGACGGGTACTGATGCAAACAAGGTCATTCTGAAAACTCGTGAAAAGCAGAAAGGTCGGTCTCAGTACGAGAAGCTATCCCAGCAGTCTGACACAATGAATGTTAATGAGTATGGCGTTAAGCTCATCGTTAACCTGCATGATTACCTAGATACCGGTTTATTCTTGGACCACAAGATTACTCGTCGCAAGATAGGTGAGCTTTCTCAGGGTAAAAAATTCCTCAACTTGTTTGCCTATACTGGCTCTGCAACGGTGCACGCTGCCGTTGGTGGTGCTCAGTCAACCACGACGGTCGATATGTCTAAAACCTACCTTGAGTGGGCAAAAGAGAATATGGCGCTAAATGGTCAGGTAGGGCGCCAACATCAGTACATTCAAGCTGATTGTTTGCAGTGGCTAGATAATGCGTCAGAGCAGTACGACTTAATCTTTATCGATCCGCCAACGTTTTCCAATTCAAAACGCATGGAACAAACATTCGACGTTCAACGCGACCACATTCAGTTGATGAAGAATCTGAAGCGACTATTAGCTCAGCAGGGCACTATTGTATTCTCTAACAATAAGCGTCATTTCAAAATGGATATGGATGCGATGGCAGAACTAGGGCTCAAAGCTCAGAATATTTCGCATCAGACACTACCACTTGATTTCGGTCGCAATAAGCATATCCACAACTGCTGGATCGTGTCTCACGCATAA
- a CDS encoding glutaredoxin family protein, producing the protein MNITLFSTEGCHLCEQAFSLLEQVGLGKQVDIVDIAFDDELFSRYGVTIPVLNFNNNELNWPFDEASLANWLTANGITYNS; encoded by the coding sequence ATGAACATTACTTTATTCAGTACAGAGGGCTGCCACTTATGTGAGCAGGCCTTCTCACTTCTCGAACAGGTAGGCCTTGGTAAGCAAGTCGACATCGTTGACATTGCATTTGATGATGAGCTGTTTTCACGTTACGGCGTCACTATACCTGTACTCAATTTCAATAATAATGAACTAAACTGGCCGTTTGACGAGGCGAGTTTAGCGAACTGGTTAACTGCAAATGGCATTACTTACAATTCATAA
- a CDS encoding ABC transporter ATP-binding protein, whose product MALLTIHNGLLGFGDHPLLDHVEFALQENERVCLVGRNGAGKSTLMKVLSGEVLLDDGKLNITQDVVVSRLEQDPPRNEQGTVYDYVAKGLAEVGEQLKIYQDLLDLVAVEPTESNIKRLANTQEQLEHSGAWRFEDRIKNVLAALKLDGHTKLSDLSGGWQRKAALARALVRDPDVLLLDEPTNHLDVTTIEWLEGFLKDFRGSIIFISHDRAFIKSMATRIVDLDRGALSSFPGDYENYLVEKEEMLRVEEMQNAEFDKKLAQEEVWIRQGIKARRTRNEGRVRALKALREERKERREVQGKANIRIDDAARSGKIVFEANNLGFSFDGKTIVNDFTFNIMRGDRIALIGPNGCGKSTLLKLLLGNLEPTQGSLHCGTKLEVAYFDQYREILDPEKTVIDNLADGKQEVMVGGRQRHALSYLQDFLFSPKRARTPVKALSGGEKNRLLLARIFLRSNNLLILDEPTNDLDIETLELLEDLLANYQGTLLLVSHDRQFVDNTVTSSWIFEGNGIIEEFVGGYHDAQQQREQVKASRAAYEKPAKVEKVVDPTPKTTVKPGKSKKLSYKLQRELEALPEKLEQLETEIGEMQEQVNNPEFFSKGVEVTQPILDKLAKLEEELEIAFERWDELEAMQQES is encoded by the coding sequence ATGGCATTACTTACAATTCATAACGGCCTTCTGGGCTTTGGCGACCATCCGCTTCTTGATCATGTTGAATTCGCTTTACAAGAGAATGAGCGTGTTTGTCTGGTTGGGCGCAATGGTGCGGGTAAATCTACGCTGATGAAGGTGTTATCAGGTGAGGTTTTACTTGATGATGGCAAGCTAAACATTACTCAAGATGTTGTTGTTTCACGTCTTGAGCAGGATCCACCGCGGAATGAGCAAGGTACGGTTTATGACTATGTCGCTAAAGGCCTAGCTGAGGTGGGAGAGCAGTTGAAGATCTATCAGGATCTACTTGATCTCGTTGCCGTAGAGCCGACTGAGTCAAACATCAAACGTTTAGCAAACACCCAAGAACAGCTTGAACACTCGGGAGCTTGGCGCTTCGAAGATCGTATCAAAAACGTGTTAGCGGCCCTTAAGCTGGACGGTCATACTAAGCTGTCGGACCTTTCTGGTGGTTGGCAGCGTAAAGCAGCGCTTGCGCGAGCACTCGTTCGTGACCCTGACGTATTGTTACTTGATGAACCAACTAACCACCTAGATGTAACAACGATTGAGTGGCTAGAGGGCTTTTTAAAAGACTTCCGCGGTTCCATTATCTTTATTTCGCATGACCGTGCTTTCATCAAATCAATGGCAACACGCATTGTTGACCTAGATCGCGGCGCACTGAGCTCATTCCCAGGTGATTATGAAAATTACCTGGTTGAAAAAGAAGAGATGCTACGCGTTGAAGAGATGCAGAATGCTGAGTTTGATAAAAAGCTCGCTCAAGAAGAGGTGTGGATTCGTCAAGGGATTAAGGCTCGTCGCACTCGTAACGAAGGACGTGTACGCGCACTAAAAGCTTTACGTGAAGAACGCAAAGAGCGCCGTGAAGTGCAGGGTAAAGCCAATATCCGTATTGATGATGCAGCGCGCTCAGGCAAAATTGTGTTTGAAGCGAATAATCTTGGTTTCAGCTTTGATGGCAAGACGATCGTCAATGATTTTACCTTCAACATCATGCGAGGTGATCGTATTGCTCTTATCGGCCCTAATGGCTGTGGTAAGAGTACGCTGCTTAAGTTGTTATTGGGCAATTTGGAGCCAACACAAGGCAGTTTGCACTGTGGTACCAAACTTGAAGTCGCTTATTTTGACCAATACCGGGAGATTTTGGATCCAGAGAAAACCGTTATCGACAACTTGGCTGATGGTAAGCAAGAAGTGATGGTAGGCGGTCGTCAGCGTCATGCCCTAAGTTATCTGCAAGACTTTTTGTTCTCTCCAAAGCGTGCCCGCACACCTGTAAAGGCGCTTTCAGGTGGTGAGAAAAATCGCTTGTTACTCGCGCGTATTTTCTTACGTTCAAATAACTTATTAATCCTAGATGAACCGACCAACGATTTAGATATCGAAACTTTGGAACTTTTAGAGGATTTGCTTGCCAATTATCAGGGTACTTTGCTTTTGGTGAGCCACGACCGTCAATTTGTCGATAATACTGTAACTTCAAGCTGGATTTTTGAAGGCAACGGCATCATCGAAGAGTTCGTTGGTGGCTATCATGATGCACAGCAACAACGTGAGCAAGTCAAAGCAAGCCGTGCTGCGTATGAAAAGCCAGCAAAAGTTGAAAAGGTGGTTGACCCAACTCCCAAAACAACGGTAAAACCGGGTAAGTCGAAGAAGTTATCTTATAAACTGCAACGAGAGCTAGAAGCCTTACCTGAAAAACTTGAGCAACTCGAAACCGAAATCGGTGAGATGCAAGAACAAGTAAATAATCCAGAGTTCTTCAGCAAAGGCGTTGAAGTAACTCAACCAATTTTAGACAAACTAGCTAAACTTGAAGAAGAGCTGGAAATTGCTTTCGAACGCTGGGACGAGCTCGAAGCAATGCAACAGGAAAGTTAA